From the Exiguobacterium aurantiacum genome, one window contains:
- a CDS encoding DUF2626 domain-containing protein, whose amino-acid sequence MARMFRVLGFWTGLIAALAFVGALGGDQSSSEHSGDFVVMGLVFLAQTIFFVALGYLKLTEKTYVYVFGAYLTVFFVVFTYWSNFQM is encoded by the coding sequence ATGGCGAGAATGTTCCGTGTCCTAGGCTTTTGGACTGGGTTGATCGCGGCGCTTGCTTTCGTGGGCGCACTCGGTGGAGATCAAAGCAGTAGCGAACATAGTGGTGACTTCGTCGTAATGGGGCTTGTCTTTTTAGCTCAAACTATTTTCTTCGTCGCACTAGGCTACTTGAAACTCACTGAAAAAACGTATGTATACGTGTTCGGCGCGTATTTGACTGTCTTCTTCGTCGTCTTCACGTATTGGAGTAACTTCCAAATGTAA
- a CDS encoding prepilin-type N-terminal cleavage/methylation domain-containing protein — MTRFKSEQGFTLVEMAAVLLIISVLLLLLVPSMSDGKSRADSVSCEGSVRIVESEINLYYAEHKAYPETLAVIKRASTESPLEYSCQSMVYTYAPTTGTLTKQ, encoded by the coding sequence ATGACACGATTCAAATCGGAACAAGGATTCACGCTCGTCGAAATGGCTGCTGTCTTACTCATCATCTCGGTATTGCTGTTGCTGCTCGTCCCTTCGATGTCAGACGGGAAATCTCGGGCGGACAGTGTCAGTTGTGAAGGGAGCGTCCGGATCGTCGAGTCAGAGATCAACTTGTATTATGCGGAACACAAAGCTTACCCGGAGACGTTGGCGGTGATTAAACGCGCCTCGACGGAAAGTCCGCTCGAGTATAGCTGTCAATCGATGGTATACACGTATGCGCCGACGACCGGTACGTTGACGAAACAATGA
- a CDS encoding prepilin-type N-terminal cleavage/methylation domain-containing protein encodes MRQDGYTLVEMASVLVILSLLLLMTTPVVRSMDRLALFDFTEALVSDINEVGQYPYVATDEACVPRLRWYIKERRYQIACGTTPIASRIVPEGVEMSLPATSEIVFSRTEATYAGQWKFYTGPTMVTLKFRMGTYEPEVLRVDGR; translated from the coding sequence ATGAGGCAAGACGGATATACGTTGGTCGAGATGGCATCTGTCCTCGTCATCTTGTCGCTCCTGCTGTTGATGACGACCCCGGTCGTCCGTTCGATGGATCGATTGGCTTTGTTTGACTTCACCGAGGCGCTCGTGAGCGATATTAATGAGGTTGGCCAATATCCATACGTCGCCACCGATGAAGCTTGTGTGCCGCGTCTGCGGTGGTACATAAAAGAGCGGCGCTATCAAATCGCCTGTGGCACGACGCCAATCGCATCGCGCATCGTGCCGGAAGGGGTCGAGATGAGCCTTCCGGCCACGAGTGAGATCGTCTTCTCGCGTACGGAGGCGACGTATGCCGGGCAGTGGAAATTTTATACGGGGCCGACGATGGTGACGTTGAAGTTTAGAATGGGGACGTATGAGCCGGAGGTGCTTCGCGTTGACGGACGATGA
- a CDS encoding ATPase, T2SS/T4P/T4SS family yields MKRLIERVVGAARNLNASDVHFMPCGDEVMIQVRHGTLLHRLESMTRIDYDRLTLHMKYWCSLTETDHRVPQSGMYVGTEDAIRVTFLPSFDHTLMSWRLPNASFQLSELLDDEDVGRFLKLAMLRQGLLLIGGATGAGKTTVLYAFLQSLTGRRIVTIENPPEKQVPGVIQLEVNPRAGLDHRSLLKETLRADPDVIVIGEIRTSEELRVAHDAALSGHLTIATFHTASVEDGEHRLEQLVGKMEVARHWCILHREEEVSCSWSETR; encoded by the coding sequence ATGAAACGATTGATCGAGCGTGTCGTGGGAGCGGCGCGTAATTTGAATGCGAGCGATGTCCATTTCATGCCCTGCGGAGACGAAGTGATGATTCAAGTCCGGCACGGGACGCTCTTGCATCGACTGGAATCGATGACGCGGATTGACTATGATCGCTTGACCCTACATATGAAATATTGGTGCTCGCTGACGGAGACCGACCATCGTGTGCCCCAGTCAGGCATGTACGTCGGAACCGAGGACGCGATCCGGGTCACGTTTTTACCGTCGTTCGACCATACGCTCATGTCGTGGCGGCTCCCGAACGCCTCGTTCCAGTTGTCCGAGTTGCTTGACGACGAGGATGTGGGCCGCTTTTTAAAGTTGGCTATGCTCCGGCAAGGATTGTTATTGATTGGTGGCGCGACGGGGGCAGGCAAGACGACGGTCCTTTATGCCTTTTTGCAAAGTTTGACGGGACGCCGCATCGTGACAATCGAGAACCCCCCGGAGAAACAAGTGCCGGGAGTGATTCAACTCGAGGTCAACCCGAGAGCGGGACTTGACCATCGCAGTCTATTGAAAGAGACACTTCGGGCCGACCCAGACGTCATCGTCATCGGAGAGATCCGGACGAGCGAGGAGTTGCGGGTGGCACACGACGCGGCGCTCAGTGGCCATTTGACGATTGCGACGTTCCATACGGCAAGTGTCGAGGACGGCGAACATCGGCTCGAACAGCTCGTCGGCAAGATGGAGGTCGCCCGTCATTGGTGCATCCTGCACCGGGAAGAAGAGGTGAGTTGTTCATGGTCCGAGACCAGATGA
- a CDS encoding Spx/MgsR family RNA polymerase-binding regulatory protein: MANELMFYTYPSCTSCRKTKAFLQEQHLEVSERHIFRNAPTVDELMTLLALSENGVDSLLATRSQAFKQLDIDVEDLKLSELLKLMSDNPKLLKRPILTDGNEVIVGYDKATIEAYARRFESTTANVS, from the coding sequence ATGGCCAATGAATTGATGTTCTATACGTACCCGAGCTGTACTTCATGCCGTAAGACGAAAGCGTTTTTACAAGAGCAGCACCTCGAGGTGAGTGAGCGCCATATCTTCCGGAACGCTCCGACAGTAGATGAGTTGATGACGTTGTTGGCACTTAGCGAAAACGGTGTCGACTCGCTTCTCGCGACGAGAAGTCAGGCGTTCAAACAGTTGGACATCGACGTCGAAGATTTGAAGCTGAGCGAGTTGCTCAAATTGATGAGCGACAACCCGAAACTATTAAAACGTCCAATCTTGACGGATGGCAACGAAGTCATTGTCGGTTATGACAAAGCGACTATCGAAGCGTATGCCCGCCGTTTCGAATCAACAACTGCAAACGTTTCTTGA
- a CDS encoding type II secretion system F family protein produces MVRDQMSKDLFTIRRFLRLQARGVGLKKTFETLELHERGRAKQVIRDMRLQLEQGRPLAEVFSGLVTDPRMREMLVTAERGHHFLEGLEQVLVLSTMRRNLQQELKQLARYPLVILTMLLGLGAIYALYIFPKLLSMVDVEALDGVNAILLSRWFFPGLFIGLLVTGTALYWNGRRGRLVPLRVVERGRRLYVTYLFVSEISLLSEGQGSVRHIIERLSRGDGEVAAIARRIHERMSDGLELEEAARQERLLEHEVVSLFGVGTVSGELGTIMTMHRDLVFEEMELYWKQLITKAEPVLYGFLTMMVTMIFYTIYLPVKLIMAQL; encoded by the coding sequence ATGGTCCGAGACCAGATGAGTAAAGACTTGTTCACAATCCGTCGCTTTCTCAGGCTGCAGGCCCGTGGTGTCGGATTGAAAAAGACGTTCGAAACACTTGAGCTTCATGAACGGGGAAGAGCAAAACAAGTGATTCGGGACATGCGGCTTCAACTCGAGCAAGGTCGGCCGCTCGCCGAGGTGTTCTCGGGTCTCGTCACCGATCCGAGAATGCGCGAGATGCTCGTCACGGCGGAGCGGGGTCATCATTTTTTGGAAGGGCTCGAGCAAGTGCTCGTCTTGTCGACGATGCGCCGGAATCTGCAGCAAGAGCTCAAACAATTGGCGCGGTATCCACTCGTGATTTTGACGATGTTGCTTGGACTCGGGGCGATCTATGCACTTTATATCTTCCCGAAATTGCTGTCGATGGTGGACGTCGAGGCGCTAGATGGGGTAAACGCAATTCTGTTGTCCCGTTGGTTTTTCCCGGGTCTATTCATCGGCTTGCTCGTGACCGGGACGGCCCTCTACTGGAACGGGAGACGCGGTCGGCTCGTGCCGCTACGTGTCGTCGAACGGGGCAGGCGGCTGTACGTCACGTATTTGTTCGTCAGTGAGATCTCGCTCTTAAGTGAAGGGCAAGGTTCGGTCCGTCATATCATCGAGCGTTTGTCTCGGGGCGACGGGGAAGTCGCGGCCATCGCGAGACGGATCCATGAGCGTATGTCGGACGGTCTTGAACTCGAAGAGGCGGCCCGGCAAGAACGGTTGCTCGAGCATGAGGTCGTCAGTCTGTTCGGCGTAGGTACAGTGAGCGGGGAGCTTGGAACGATCATGACGATGCATCGTGACCTCGTGTTTGAGGAGATGGAGTTGTACTGGAAACAGTTGATCACCAAGGCCGAGCCGGTATTATACGGATTTTTGACGATGATGGTGACGATGATCTTCTACACGATTTATTTACCGGTTAAATTGATTATGGCTCAACTATAA